Proteins from one Chiloscyllium punctatum isolate Juve2018m chromosome 4, sChiPun1.3, whole genome shotgun sequence genomic window:
- the LOC140476055 gene encoding BTB/POZ domain-containing protein 6-like isoform X2 — protein sequence MAAELYPSKHSSSSSSLQSSENSSSSGSGNTVSSNSSSSKRSFLLRQGQQQNLNNNHIQNSNWQSFYPTLRERNAMMYNNELMADVHFIVGPPGCTQRVPAHKYILAVGSSVFYAMFYGELAEDKPDIHIPDVEPAAFLILLKYLYSDEIDLEADTVLASLYAAKKYIVPYLAKACVNFLETSLEAKNACVLLSQSRLFEEPELTQRCWEVIDAQAELALRSEGFCEIDLQTLEIILSRETLNTKEVVVFEAIVSWAEAECKRQGLPPTARNKRSVLGKALYIVRIPTMTLEEFANGAAQCDLLTLEQTHNIFLWYTALKKPQLEFPTTQRKGLASQRCHRFQSSAYRSNQWRYRGRCDSIQFAVDKRIFIAGLGLYGSSCGKAEYSVKIELKRQGVVLAQNFTKFISDGSSTTFSVWFEHPVQVEQDTFYTASAILDGNELSYFGQEGMTEVQCGKVTFQFQCSSDSTNGTGVQGGQIPELIFYA from the exons ATGGCTGCAGAGttgtatccctccaaacacagcagtagcagcagcagtcTGCAATCCAGCGagaacagcagcagcagcggctCTGGTAACACtgtcagcagcaacagcagcagctccAAGCGCAGCTTCCTGCTCCGCCAGGGCCAGCAACAAAATCTCAACAACAACCACATCCAGAACAGTAACTGGCAATCCTTTTACCCCACTCTCCGGGAAAG aAATGCAATGATGTACAATAACGAACTGATGGCCGACGTGCATTTTATTGTGGGCCCTCCTGGATGCACACAGAGAGTTCCAGCTCATAAG TATATTCTGGCAGTCGGCAGTTCCGTTTTCTATGCCATGTTTTACGGGGAACTCGCTGAGGATAAGCCCGACATTCATATTCCAGATGTGGAACCCGCAGCTTTCCTTATTCTGCTAAA GTATTTGTACAGTGATGAGATTGATTTGGAGGCAGACACAGTGCTGGCTTCACTGTACGCTGCCAAGAAGTACATTGTCCCGTATCTGGCAAAAGCTTGTGTTAACTTCCTGGAGACCAGCTTGGAGGCAAAGAATGCTTGTGTCCTACTGTCCCAGAGTCGGCTCTTTGAGGAGCCTGAGCTGACCCAACGCTGCTGGGAGGTGATTGATGCCCAGGCAGAGCTTGCCCTCAGGTCAGAGGGCTTTTGCGAGATCGATCTGCAGACTTTGGAGATCATCCTGTCCCGGGAAACACTCAACACCAAAGAGGTGGTGGTGTTTGAAGCCATTGTGAGCTGGGCAGAGGCAGAGTGCAAAAGGCAAGGGCTCCCTCCCACTGCCCGCAACAAGAGGAGCGTGCTGGGCAAGGCTCTCTACATTGTTCGGATTCCCACCATGACACTGGAGGAGTTTGCCAATGGGGCTGCACAATGTGACCTTTTGACCCTGGAGCAGACGCACAACATATTCTTGTGGTACACTGCGCTGAAGAAGCCGCAGTTGGAATTCCCCACCACTCAAAGGAAGGGGCTAGCATCCCAACGGTGCCATCGCTTCCAGTCCTCTGCTTACCGCAGCAACCAGTGGAGGTACCGGGGCCGCTGTGATAGCATCCAGTTTGCGGTGGACAAGCGCATCTTTATCGCCGGTCTCGGGTTGTATGGCTCAAGTTGTGGCAAGGCTGAATACAGTGTCAAGATCGAACTGAAGCGGCAGGGGGTGGTCCTGGCTCAAAACTTTACTAAGTTCATATCAGATGGCTCCAGCACCACTTTCTCAGTCTGGTTTGAGCACCCGGTGCAGGTGGAGCAGGACACCTTTTACACTGCCAGTGCCATCCTGGATGGCAATGAGCTTAGCTACTTTGGACAAGAGGGAATGACAGAAGTGCAGTGTGGGAAAGTGACATTTCAATTCCAGTGTTCATCTGACAGCACTAATGGCACAGGGGTACAAGGTGGGCAGATTCCTGAACTTATTTTCTATGCATGA
- the LOC140476055 gene encoding BTB/POZ domain-containing protein 6-B-like isoform X1 — MLLVKYIQETLRKSKSVKRESSGSKLPACYEIVTLSLGKKMAAELYPSKHSSSSSSLQSSENSSSSGSGNTVSSNSSSSKRSFLLRQGQQQNLNNNHIQNSNWQSFYPTLRERNAMMYNNELMADVHFIVGPPGCTQRVPAHKYILAVGSSVFYAMFYGELAEDKPDIHIPDVEPAAFLILLKYLYSDEIDLEADTVLASLYAAKKYIVPYLAKACVNFLETSLEAKNACVLLSQSRLFEEPELTQRCWEVIDAQAELALRSEGFCEIDLQTLEIILSRETLNTKEVVVFEAIVSWAEAECKRQGLPPTARNKRSVLGKALYIVRIPTMTLEEFANGAAQCDLLTLEQTHNIFLWYTALKKPQLEFPTTQRKGLASQRCHRFQSSAYRSNQWRYRGRCDSIQFAVDKRIFIAGLGLYGSSCGKAEYSVKIELKRQGVVLAQNFTKFISDGSSTTFSVWFEHPVQVEQDTFYTASAILDGNELSYFGQEGMTEVQCGKVTFQFQCSSDSTNGTGVQGGQIPELIFYA; from the exons ATGTTGCTCGTGAAATATATCCAGG AAACCCTGAGAAAGTCCAAGAGTGTGAAGAGAGAAAGCAGCGGTAGCAAGCTCCCGGCTTGCTATGAGATCGTAACGCTTTCCCTGGGTAAGAAGATGGCTGCAGAGttgtatccctccaaacacagcagtagcagcagcagtcTGCAATCCAGCGagaacagcagcagcagcggctCTGGTAACACtgtcagcagcaacagcagcagctccAAGCGCAGCTTCCTGCTCCGCCAGGGCCAGCAACAAAATCTCAACAACAACCACATCCAGAACAGTAACTGGCAATCCTTTTACCCCACTCTCCGGGAAAG aAATGCAATGATGTACAATAACGAACTGATGGCCGACGTGCATTTTATTGTGGGCCCTCCTGGATGCACACAGAGAGTTCCAGCTCATAAG TATATTCTGGCAGTCGGCAGTTCCGTTTTCTATGCCATGTTTTACGGGGAACTCGCTGAGGATAAGCCCGACATTCATATTCCAGATGTGGAACCCGCAGCTTTCCTTATTCTGCTAAA GTATTTGTACAGTGATGAGATTGATTTGGAGGCAGACACAGTGCTGGCTTCACTGTACGCTGCCAAGAAGTACATTGTCCCGTATCTGGCAAAAGCTTGTGTTAACTTCCTGGAGACCAGCTTGGAGGCAAAGAATGCTTGTGTCCTACTGTCCCAGAGTCGGCTCTTTGAGGAGCCTGAGCTGACCCAACGCTGCTGGGAGGTGATTGATGCCCAGGCAGAGCTTGCCCTCAGGTCAGAGGGCTTTTGCGAGATCGATCTGCAGACTTTGGAGATCATCCTGTCCCGGGAAACACTCAACACCAAAGAGGTGGTGGTGTTTGAAGCCATTGTGAGCTGGGCAGAGGCAGAGTGCAAAAGGCAAGGGCTCCCTCCCACTGCCCGCAACAAGAGGAGCGTGCTGGGCAAGGCTCTCTACATTGTTCGGATTCCCACCATGACACTGGAGGAGTTTGCCAATGGGGCTGCACAATGTGACCTTTTGACCCTGGAGCAGACGCACAACATATTCTTGTGGTACACTGCGCTGAAGAAGCCGCAGTTGGAATTCCCCACCACTCAAAGGAAGGGGCTAGCATCCCAACGGTGCCATCGCTTCCAGTCCTCTGCTTACCGCAGCAACCAGTGGAGGTACCGGGGCCGCTGTGATAGCATCCAGTTTGCGGTGGACAAGCGCATCTTTATCGCCGGTCTCGGGTTGTATGGCTCAAGTTGTGGCAAGGCTGAATACAGTGTCAAGATCGAACTGAAGCGGCAGGGGGTGGTCCTGGCTCAAAACTTTACTAAGTTCATATCAGATGGCTCCAGCACCACTTTCTCAGTCTGGTTTGAGCACCCGGTGCAGGTGGAGCAGGACACCTTTTACACTGCCAGTGCCATCCTGGATGGCAATGAGCTTAGCTACTTTGGACAAGAGGGAATGACAGAAGTGCAGTGTGGGAAAGTGACATTTCAATTCCAGTGTTCATCTGACAGCACTAATGGCACAGGGGTACAAGGTGGGCAGATTCCTGAACTTATTTTCTATGCATGA